From the Primulina tabacum isolate GXHZ01 chromosome 15, ASM2559414v2, whole genome shotgun sequence genome, one window contains:
- the LOC142527563 gene encoding uncharacterized protein LOC142527563 isoform X1: protein MDFKGVAWAGDVYQKFEAMCSEVEEVMYQDAVKYMENQAHKVGASVKKFYSEVMQDLMPSSCVDPVKVAAGDLSLNPYVHTDLSKKPKSFSLESPRELKKLKTEDEAISDTNLPPLCSEVLVQNTSSDLCSSKSKKFGVYRRPIGIKRISQMDRPSKLAGPATSLLGLGSNESASCGGSGSHLKSSGDMNLKSSLDSLERCDPGPVNQSSPVSDVKIESSLTDKLIAAGSGRQKKYESECTSSLGTSVNGTLISQTDLNNATNACDVKLVGEKVTASDEVSDTTIKNGSVFRLISRYKEYQYMQC, encoded by the exons ATGGATTTCAAAGGTGTAGCTTGGGCAGGTGATGTATACCAAAAGTTTGAGGCTATGTGTTCGGAGGTAGAAGAGGTTATGTACCAG GATGCTGTCAAGTACATGGAAAATCAGGCACATAAAGTCGGTGCGAGTGTAAAGAAATTCTACTCAGAAGTAATGCAAGATTTAATGCCATCATCTTGTGTAGATCCCGTGAAAGTTGCTGCTGGAGACTTATCTCTGAACCCTTATGTTCACACTGATCTTAGTAAGAAGCCAAAATCATTCTCATTAGAAAGCCCAAGAGAGCTAAAGAAGTTAAAAACCGAAGATGAAGCAATCTCTGATACAAATTTGCCTCCTCTCTGTTCTGAAGTTTTGGTTCAAAATACATCCTCTGATTTGTGTTCTTCAAAAAGTAAGAAATTTGGAGTATACCGACGTCCCATTGGAATCAAAAGGATTTCACAGATGGATAGGCCTTCAAAATTAGCGGGTCCAGCAACTTCTCTGTTGGGACTTGGGAGCAACGAGAGTGCATCATGTGGTGGTAGTGGAAGTCATTTGAAGTCCTCCGGTGACATGAATTTAAAATCATCCTTGGACTCTCTTGAAAGATGTGATCCTGGACCAGTAAACCAAAGTTCGCCTGTTTCTGATGTTAAAATCGAGTCCTCTCTCACTGACAAACTTATAGCAGCTGGATCTGGAAGGCAGAAGAAATACGAATCTGAGTGTACCTCATCTCTTG GTACATCTGTGAACGGCACTTTAATTTCTCAGACAGACTTGAATAATGCAACTAATGCATGCGACGTCAAATTAGTCGGTGAAAAAGTCACGGCATCTGATGAAG TTTCAGACACAACCATAAAGAATGGCTCAGTTTTTCGACTCATATCCAGATATAAGGAGTACCAGTACATGCAATGTTGA
- the LOC142527563 gene encoding uncharacterized protein LOC142527563 isoform X2, with the protein MDFKGVAWAGDVYQKFEAMCSEVEEVMYQDAVKYMENQAHKVGASVKKFYSEVMQDLMPSSCVDPVKVAAGDLSLNPYVHTDLSKKPKSFSLESPRELKKLKTEDEAISDTNLPPLCSEVLVQNTSSDLCSSKSKKFGVYRRPIGIKRISQMDRPSKLAGPATSLLGLGSNESASCGGSGSHLKSSGDMNLKSSLDSLERCDPGPVNQSSPVSDVKIESSLTDKLIAAGSGRQKKYESECTSSLGTSVNGTLISQTDLNNATNACDVKLVGEKVTASDEDTTIKNGSVFRLISRYKEYQYMQC; encoded by the exons ATGGATTTCAAAGGTGTAGCTTGGGCAGGTGATGTATACCAAAAGTTTGAGGCTATGTGTTCGGAGGTAGAAGAGGTTATGTACCAG GATGCTGTCAAGTACATGGAAAATCAGGCACATAAAGTCGGTGCGAGTGTAAAGAAATTCTACTCAGAAGTAATGCAAGATTTAATGCCATCATCTTGTGTAGATCCCGTGAAAGTTGCTGCTGGAGACTTATCTCTGAACCCTTATGTTCACACTGATCTTAGTAAGAAGCCAAAATCATTCTCATTAGAAAGCCCAAGAGAGCTAAAGAAGTTAAAAACCGAAGATGAAGCAATCTCTGATACAAATTTGCCTCCTCTCTGTTCTGAAGTTTTGGTTCAAAATACATCCTCTGATTTGTGTTCTTCAAAAAGTAAGAAATTTGGAGTATACCGACGTCCCATTGGAATCAAAAGGATTTCACAGATGGATAGGCCTTCAAAATTAGCGGGTCCAGCAACTTCTCTGTTGGGACTTGGGAGCAACGAGAGTGCATCATGTGGTGGTAGTGGAAGTCATTTGAAGTCCTCCGGTGACATGAATTTAAAATCATCCTTGGACTCTCTTGAAAGATGTGATCCTGGACCAGTAAACCAAAGTTCGCCTGTTTCTGATGTTAAAATCGAGTCCTCTCTCACTGACAAACTTATAGCAGCTGGATCTGGAAGGCAGAAGAAATACGAATCTGAGTGTACCTCATCTCTTG GTACATCTGTGAACGGCACTTTAATTTCTCAGACAGACTTGAATAATGCAACTAATGCATGCGACGTCAAATTAGTCGGTGAAAAAGTCACGGCATCTGATGAAG ACACAACCATAAAGAATGGCTCAGTTTTTCGACTCATATCCAGATATAAGGAGTACCAGTACATGCAATGTTGA